In Chitinophaga oryzae, the sequence ACCGGCAGATGCTCAAACATATCTTCCACCCAGTACACCGACCGGGACACCAATGCCGCTATCACGCCAATGGCCGCCCCCATCAATACATAAGTCACCAGCGCGGTGTCTGATACCGCCGGAATAACCGGCATCGCAAACACCGGATCACTCCCGAAAAGCAACAGGTGCATACCGGCGCCGGCAATACAGGCCAAAGCCACCGGGATCACCGAGCGCGGGGAAAACTCAAACAGCAACAACTCTATCGCCAGCAGAATGGCCGCCAGCGGGCTGCCGAAGATGGCCGACATACCTGCGCAGGCGCCCGCTGCCAGCAAAACTTTCCGCTCTGCGGAAGAAATATGGATCACCTGTCCGGTAAACGATCCCATAGCGCCGCCGGTAGCGATGATCGGACCTTCCGCCCCGAAAGGGCCGCCCGTACCAATGGAAATAGCGGCTGACAAAGGCTTCAGTAACGTGATCACCGGCGGTATCCGGCTTTCATTCAATATAATGTTCTCCATCGCTTCCGGTATACCATGCCCGCGGATCGCCTTGCTGCCAAAACGCGCCATGATACCCACAATAACACTCCCGATCACCGGCACCATGATCACCAGCCAGCCCAGGTGATGCCCCGCAGGCCCCCGCTCTTCAAAAGAAAACTCCCCGTAAAACGACAGATTGGTGATCAGGTCTATAAGGAGCACCAGCCCCTTGGCCACAAAACCCACCAGCACTGCATTCAGCAAAGCCTGCATGCTCAGGTAAAATACTCTTCTCGATACTTTTCCGGCCTTTTCAGACCTATTTATATGATCCATGAAATGAAAAAATGATGCTTTAAAATCAAATTCAACTCAAAAATATGATTCAAATCATATTAATTAGCATTTTTTCTGTAAAAACATTGAAAAAGTATTACTATTGCAACCATGAAGAAAAACAGGGCCTGCGATCTGAAGACATGTTTTTTGTGCCAGCATGCGATCCCGGAATGGTTGACTGCCGTGGCTTCCCACCGGCGGCATCAGCCGTTTAAAAAGGGGGAAATACTGTTCCGTGAAGGCGATCCGGCCACCGGTATCTATTTTTTATACGACGGGAAAGTGAAAGTGCATAAACAATGGGGACCGGACAAAGAACTCATCATCCGGCTGGCCAAAAAGGGCGATATCCTCGGTCACCGCGGCTTTGGAAGCGAACAGCGCCTGTACCCGGTATCAGCCACCGCCCTGGAAGACGGCACTTATTGTTATGTGGACAACGCGTTTTTTGAAGCCTCGCTGAAAGTGAACCCCGTCCTTACCTACCGGCTCATGCAGTTTTATGCGGCGGAATTACAGGAAGCGGAAAAGAAAATGCGCAACCTCGTGCACATGGACGTAAAAAGCAGGCTGGCAGAAGCCCTGCTGGAAATAAGCCGGGTATACGGGCACAAACAATTTACGATCAACCGGCAGGACCTCGCCTCCCTCGCAGGCACCACCTACGAAACCATCTACCGCATGCTGCAGGACTTCGTCCAGCAACGGCTCATCGAAGCGGAAGGAAAATCCATCACCATCCTGCAGGAGAAAAAATTACAACAACTGCTCACAGCCGCCTCCTGACAGCATCACCGTTTGTCATGCCATTGGGCCAGGGCATCCAGGATCGGTAAGATAGCTTCTCCCTTTTCGGTAAGATGATAATCCACCCGCACAGGCACCTCCGCAATAACGGTCTTGCCAATCAACCCGTCAGCCTCCAGCTCCCGCAGCTGCCGCCCCAGCACCTGGTCGGACACCGTTGGCAGCACCTGTTTCAATAAACTGAAACGGTTCTTTCCCTCTGCAATATGAATCAGCATCAGCGCTTTCCAGCGGCCGGCGATCGTTTCCAACGCCCCATTGATGCGGCATACGCTGTGCAGAAATTTCCGGTTATACGCGTTCGACGATGTTTCCTTGATCATATACCACTCATTTTTTTGTGAGTAACTCCCTATTATCACGGTTGTTGGTCAACCTTACCCCGCTCGTTAGTTTTATCCAAAATTACATACATGCAGGCAATTGTATTAAACGGATTCGGGGCGCCTGATCAATTCCGGCAAAAAGAACTACCTGTTCCGGCTTACGGGGAAAATGAACTCCTGATTGAAATAAAAGCCACCGCTTTTAACCCGATTGACTACCAGATGCGGCAGGGACGCCGCGAAAGCCAACATATGCACTCCCCGGTACTGGGCAGGGAACTGGCCGGCATCGTGATAGCTGCAGGCGCGCAGACAACAGGCTTCGCACCGGGCGATACGGTGATCGCCGCCGCCGGCAGCAAAGGCTCCAACGGTACTTACGCCACACACATCGCGCTCAATTACCAGATGGTAACACTGTTGCCCGCAGCATTGCCTTTTGCCGTCGCTACGGCCATCCCGTCGGCCGGACTGACCGCCTATCAAACTTTTCAGCGCATGAATGCCCGGCCGGACGACCTGCTTTTTCTCACCGGTGGCGCCGGCGCCGTGGGCAGTTTCCTGGTCAAACTGCTGAAAGCGCACGGCATACACCAGCTGTTCACCACTGCCGGCAACGAACAAAGCCATGCTGTACTGGAAGCACTGGGACTGCCGGCCTGCCGGATACTCAACTATCGCGTGGTTGATCTCGCACAAAGGCTCCTGGCCGCCACCGGGCAGCAGTATTTTGACTGGGCGATAGATACGGTGGGAGGAAAAATATCAGAAACAGCGGCGGAGGTACTGGGGCTGAACAAAAGTTATGCAGACATCACTTTCCTGGGAACGGAACGCACACGGGAACTGCTGTTCGACAAAGGCGCCCATGTACTCAACATCTCCAATTATGCATACGCGG encodes:
- a CDS encoding Crp/Fnr family transcriptional regulator — its product is MKKNRACDLKTCFLCQHAIPEWLTAVASHRRHQPFKKGEILFREGDPATGIYFLYDGKVKVHKQWGPDKELIIRLAKKGDILGHRGFGSEQRLYPVSATALEDGTYCYVDNAFFEASLKVNPVLTYRLMQFYAAELQEAEKKMRNLVHMDVKSRLAEALLEISRVYGHKQFTINRQDLASLAGTTYETIYRMLQDFVQQRLIEAEGKSITILQEKKLQQLLTAAS
- a CDS encoding quinone oxidoreductase family protein, with the translated sequence MQAIVLNGFGAPDQFRQKELPVPAYGENELLIEIKATAFNPIDYQMRQGRRESQHMHSPVLGRELAGIVIAAGAQTTGFAPGDTVIAAAGSKGSNGTYATHIALNYQMVTLLPAALPFAVATAIPSAGLTAYQTFQRMNARPDDLLFLTGGAGAVGSFLVKLLKAHGIHQLFTTAGNEQSHAVLEALGLPACRILNYRVVDLAQRLLAATGQQYFDWAIDTVGGKISETAAEVLGLNKSYADITFLGTERTRELLFDKGAHVLNISNYAYAVANRLSWYGQNLRELAALIDAAVITPPAVQVVGRFSADTVQQAHIMMENNRTCGRKLVMTMD
- a CDS encoding winged helix-turn-helix transcriptional regulator — encoded protein: MIKETSSNAYNRKFLHSVCRINGALETIAGRWKALMLIHIAEGKNRFSLLKQVLPTVSDQVLGRQLRELEADGLIGKTVIAEVPVRVDYHLTEKGEAILPILDALAQWHDKR